One segment of Trachemys scripta elegans isolate TJP31775 chromosome 1, CAS_Tse_1.0, whole genome shotgun sequence DNA contains the following:
- the ATP6V1E1 gene encoding V-type proton ATPase subunit E 1 has product MALSDADVQKQIKHMMAFIEQEANEKAEEIDAKAEEEFNIEKGRLVQTQRLKIMEYYEKKEKQIEQQKKIQMSNLMNQARLKVLKARDDLIADLLAEAKQRLAKVVKDGARYQTLLDGLVLQGFYQLLEPRLNVRCRKQDLSMVKAAVQKSIPIYKAATKKDIDVHIDQQTFLPEDIAGGVEIYNSDGKIKVSNTLESRLDLIAQQMMPEIRGALFGANANRKFLD; this is encoded by the exons ATGGCGCTCAGCGATGCCGACGTCCAGAAACAG ATCAAGCATATGATGGCTTTCATCGAGCAGGAAGCCAATGAAAAGGCTGAAGAAATAGATGCCAAG GCAGAAGAAGAGTTCAACATTGAGAAGGGTCGCCTGGTGCAGACACAGAGACTGAAAATCATGGAGTACtatgaaaagaaggaaaaacaaattgaACAACAGAAGAAAAT tCAGATGTCCAACCTGATGAATCAGGCAAGATTGAAGGTCCTCAAGGCAAGAGACGACCTTATTGCA GATTTGCTGGCTGAGGCCAAGCAGAGACTTGCCAAGGTGGTGAAGGATGGTGCCAGGTACCAGACATTGCTGGATGGACTGGTTCTACAG GGTTTCTACCAGCTGCTTGAGCCCAGACTGAATGTCCGTTGCCGGAAACAGGATCTCTCTATGGTTAAG GCTGCTGTACAGAAGAGCATCCCCATCTACAAAGCTGCTACCAAAAAAGACATTGATGTTCACATTGACCAGCAGACATTCCTGCCAGAAGATAT TGCTGGAGGGGTTGAGATCTATAACAGTGATGGTAAAATCAAGGTTTCCAATACCCTGGAAAGCCGGCTGGATCTCATAGCCCAACAG ATGATGCCAGAAATCCGAGGGGCACTCTTTGGTGCCAATGCCAACAGGAAGTTTTTGGACTAA